From Microbacterium sp. LWH11-1.2, one genomic window encodes:
- a CDS encoding NADH:flavin oxidoreductase/NADH oxidase has translation MSLLFSPLTIRSVTFRNRLWVSPMCMYSAVDGVVQEWHHSHLAQFASGGAGLIVAEATAVVPEGRISPRDVGLWNDDQRDAWAPIVQAIHDRGAVAGIQLAHAGRKASTWWPWAESRGSVPSDEGGWTTSAPSAVAFEGFADPAALDAAGIDRVVDAFAAAARRAVDAGFDVLELHGAHGYLLHQFLSPLSNLRDDEYGGSLDNRARLLLRVVDAVRAEVGEEVPLFVRISATDHADGGFTADEAAVVGDWASQHGADFIDVSSGGLVAHQRIEVFPGYQVPLAETVRQGGRIPVSAVGLITAAEQAEQVLAAGAADAIFAGREWLRDPHFGLRAAHELGAEVAWPPQYDRARWR, from the coding sequence GTGAGCCTCCTCTTCTCCCCGCTGACCATCCGATCCGTCACGTTCCGCAACCGCCTGTGGGTGTCGCCGATGTGCATGTACAGCGCCGTCGACGGCGTCGTGCAGGAATGGCACCACAGCCATCTCGCCCAGTTCGCATCGGGCGGCGCGGGGCTCATCGTGGCGGAGGCGACCGCCGTCGTGCCGGAGGGTCGCATCTCGCCGCGCGACGTCGGACTCTGGAACGACGACCAGCGCGACGCCTGGGCTCCCATCGTGCAGGCGATCCACGATCGCGGTGCGGTCGCCGGGATCCAGCTCGCCCACGCGGGTCGCAAGGCCTCGACCTGGTGGCCGTGGGCGGAGAGTCGCGGCTCGGTGCCGTCCGACGAGGGCGGGTGGACGACGAGCGCACCGTCCGCCGTCGCCTTCGAAGGCTTCGCCGATCCGGCCGCGCTGGATGCCGCAGGGATCGACCGCGTGGTCGATGCCTTCGCCGCGGCCGCCCGACGCGCGGTCGACGCGGGCTTCGACGTGCTCGAGCTGCACGGGGCGCACGGCTACCTGCTGCACCAGTTCCTGTCGCCGCTGTCGAACCTCCGCGACGACGAGTACGGCGGGTCGCTGGACAACCGCGCCCGACTGCTCCTGCGCGTCGTGGACGCCGTCCGCGCCGAGGTCGGCGAGGAGGTTCCGCTGTTCGTGCGCATCTCGGCCACGGACCACGCCGACGGCGGCTTCACCGCCGACGAGGCGGCTGTGGTCGGAGACTGGGCGTCTCAGCACGGCGCGGACTTCATCGACGTCTCCAGCGGCGGGCTCGTCGCCCACCAGCGGATCGAGGTCTTCCCGGGCTACCAGGTCCCCCTCGCCGAGACCGTCCGGCAGGGAGGACGCATCCCGGTCTCGGCCGTCGGACTCATCACGGCGGCGGAACAGGCCGAGCAGGTGCTCGCCGCGGGCGCGGCCGATGCGATCTTCGCCGGACGCGAATGGCTGCGCGATCCGCATTTCGGCCTCCGCGCGGCGCACGAGCTCGGCGCCGAGGTCGCCTGGCCGCCGCAGTACGACCGCGCACGCTGGCGCTGA
- a CDS encoding NUDIX domain-containing protein, translated as MSSPDESLPVAGTVVLLRAADPGFEVLLIRRPDRGSFAGAWVFPGGKVEPADRRIGEAESDDARRAGIRETREEVGLAVADLVPLSEWRPPLEAPTRIRTWFFLAMAPVAEPVASADEVAELTWASPADALARHAAGEWVLFPPTWITLHHLTGFVDAASALSSAGAAQLFQTRVLDTDAGRAFAWEQGRLEAGTLPWRFVRS; from the coding sequence GTGAGCTCTCCCGACGAATCCCTGCCCGTGGCGGGCACCGTCGTGCTGCTGCGTGCTGCCGATCCCGGCTTCGAGGTGCTCCTCATCCGCCGTCCCGATCGCGGGTCGTTCGCCGGTGCGTGGGTCTTCCCAGGCGGGAAGGTCGAGCCGGCCGATCGGCGCATCGGCGAGGCCGAGAGTGACGACGCGCGTCGCGCCGGTATCCGGGAGACCCGCGAAGAGGTCGGCCTCGCGGTCGCGGACCTGGTGCCGCTGTCGGAGTGGCGTCCGCCGCTCGAGGCGCCGACGCGGATCCGTACCTGGTTCTTCCTCGCGATGGCTCCCGTTGCGGAGCCTGTGGCGTCGGCGGACGAGGTGGCGGAGCTCACCTGGGCGAGCCCGGCCGACGCCCTGGCACGACACGCCGCCGGTGAGTGGGTGCTCTTCCCTCCGACGTGGATCACCCTGCACCACCTCACCGGCTTCGTCGACGCGGCGTCGGCGCTGTCCTCTGCAGGTGCTGCGCAGCTCTTCCAGACGCGCGTGCTCGACACCGACGCCGGGCGCGCCTTCGCCTGGGAGCAGGGAAGACTCGAGGCCGGAACCCTGCCCTGGCGCTTCGTACGGAGCTGA
- a CDS encoding SDR family oxidoreductase — protein MVIRRAVVTGASSGIGAATVRELRARGWDVVGVARREDRLTALAEETGASAIACDLTDAAAVDALVAELEKSGPVHALVQVAGGARGTDRVEDASIDDWQWMFDANVLATQRLVAGLLPLLRRAAAADGHADTVFITSTAAQTAYAGGAGYNAAKAAESMLVKVLRQELNGEPVRVVEVAPGMVHTEEFTLNRLGGDTVAAEAVYSGVEAPLLAEDVADVIAYALESPAHVNLDQITMRPVAQSAQHLLARGPLRVRSID, from the coding sequence ATGGTGATCAGACGTGCAGTGGTGACAGGTGCGAGCTCCGGGATCGGCGCGGCGACGGTGCGCGAGCTCCGCGCCCGCGGATGGGATGTCGTCGGCGTCGCCCGACGGGAGGACCGGCTGACCGCGCTCGCCGAGGAGACCGGGGCCTCGGCCATCGCCTGCGACCTCACCGACGCCGCAGCGGTCGACGCGCTCGTGGCCGAGCTCGAGAAGTCCGGGCCCGTGCACGCCCTCGTGCAGGTCGCGGGCGGAGCGCGCGGAACGGATCGCGTGGAGGACGCGTCGATCGACGACTGGCAGTGGATGTTCGACGCCAACGTGCTGGCGACGCAGCGTCTGGTGGCAGGGCTCCTCCCGCTCCTGCGCCGCGCGGCGGCAGCGGACGGGCACGCCGACACCGTGTTCATCACGTCGACGGCCGCGCAGACGGCCTACGCCGGAGGGGCAGGATACAACGCCGCCAAGGCGGCGGAGTCGATGCTCGTCAAGGTGCTCCGTCAGGAGCTCAACGGAGAGCCGGTCCGCGTCGTCGAGGTCGCTCCCGGCATGGTGCACACCGAGGAGTTCACGCTGAACCGTCTCGGCGGCGACACGGTGGCGGCCGAAGCCGTGTACTCCGGCGTCGAGGCGCCGCTCCTCGCAGAAGACGTCGCCGACGTCATCGCCTATGCGCTGGAGTCGCCGGCGCACGTCAACCTCGACCAGATCACGATGCGTCCGGTCGCCCAGTCGGCCCAGCACCTTCTCGCCCGCGGCCCACTGCGCGTGCGATCCATCGATTGA
- a CDS encoding thiamine-binding protein produces the protein MLIAFSVAPSGTPADGAERTDDSVHDAVAAAVRVVRESGLPHRTTSMFTEVEGPDWDTVMDVVKRATEAVMPFGSRVSLVLKADIRPGYSGELDAKIERLEAAIDGADD, from the coding sequence ATGCTGATCGCCTTCTCCGTCGCCCCGAGCGGCACCCCCGCCGACGGTGCCGAGCGCACCGACGACTCCGTGCACGATGCCGTCGCCGCGGCGGTGCGCGTCGTCCGCGAATCGGGCCTGCCGCACCGCACCACCAGCATGTTCACCGAGGTCGAGGGGCCTGACTGGGACACCGTGATGGACGTCGTGAAGCGCGCGACCGAGGCCGTGATGCCGTTCGGCTCGCGGGTCTCGCTGGTGCTCAAGGCCGACATCCGTCCGGGGTACTCCGGAGAGCTCGATGCCAAGATCGAGCGGCTCGAGGCGGCGATCGACGGGGCGGATGACTGA
- a CDS encoding endonuclease/exonuclease/phosphatase family protein: protein MGGLPEERTIDTTSVRPTTPRPSSRRSRARTRRLIAVAGLILLVAVICVWVPGLIGTAAAAALPWTGVALAIVAVIALFLARRVLLLLLVPALVWAVAIFPSLPGPGTSPATDATPLTVVSQNVRAHSGGAAASADDLAALDADVIALTELDGDSLTAASAALAEEYPHSYAIGTVGVWSRFPIDDAVPLTLGLDWKRALRVSVRTPDADVAVYVLHAASVRPGQQHDRDMMLEGIAQAVADDEAGSIIVVGDFNAASADPALSAVRSRLDWVRPTDGTLGMTWPAALPLVRIDHVFVRGLDVHSSTTRRAGNSDHLATVTSVSVGIRDADSAPGP, encoded by the coding sequence ATGGGAGGTCTGCCCGAGGAGCGCACGATCGACACCACATCCGTCCGACCGACCACGCCGAGACCGTCCTCTCGGCGCTCCCGCGCGCGCACGCGACGGCTCATCGCGGTGGCCGGGCTGATCCTGCTGGTCGCGGTGATCTGCGTCTGGGTGCCCGGACTGATCGGCACGGCCGCGGCCGCCGCCCTGCCGTGGACCGGTGTCGCGCTCGCGATCGTGGCGGTCATCGCGCTGTTCCTCGCGCGTCGCGTGCTCCTCCTGTTGCTGGTCCCCGCTCTCGTCTGGGCAGTCGCGATCTTCCCCTCGCTCCCTGGTCCGGGCACCAGTCCGGCGACAGATGCCACGCCGCTGACCGTCGTCAGCCAGAACGTACGCGCGCATTCCGGCGGCGCCGCCGCGTCAGCCGACGATCTCGCGGCCCTCGACGCCGACGTGATCGCCCTCACCGAACTCGACGGGGACAGCCTGACCGCGGCGAGCGCGGCGCTGGCCGAGGAGTACCCGCACTCGTACGCGATCGGGACGGTGGGTGTGTGGAGCCGCTTCCCGATCGACGACGCGGTGCCGCTGACGCTCGGACTCGACTGGAAGCGCGCACTCCGCGTCTCGGTGCGCACTCCGGATGCCGACGTCGCCGTGTACGTCCTGCATGCGGCATCGGTGCGCCCGGGACAGCAGCACGATCGCGACATGATGCTGGAGGGCATCGCCCAGGCCGTCGCCGACGACGAGGCCGGCTCGATCATCGTCGTCGGAGACTTCAACGCCGCGTCGGCGGATCCGGCCCTGAGCGCGGTCCGCTCCCGGCTCGACTGGGTCCGACCGACCGACGGCACCCTCGGCATGACCTGGCCGGCCGCCCTGCCCCTCGTCCGCATCGACCACGTCTTCGTGCGGGGCCTCGACGTGCACAGCTCCACGACACGACGCGCCGGGAACAGCGATCATCTCGCGACCGTGACGAGCGTCAGCGTCGGTATCCGGGATGCGGACTCCGCCCCGGGACCGTAA
- a CDS encoding MFS transporter — translation MNPSTESRGAAKRALLSLAIGSFGIGMTEFVVMGLLPDIAGDLLPALWSSSREDALSQAGWLISLYALGVVIGAPTIAGFVARYPRHRVMIVLALALTVFNALTVVLPSFELVGISRFLAGLPHGAYFGIGALVAADVMGPGNRAKGVAFILTGLTVANVVGVPLGTFLGQQWGWRTAFAVVALVFALATLCIALFVPAHPGSPGRTMRQELGVFRIPQVWFTLGVGAIGFGGFFAVYSYIAPVVTEVAGSPEWAVPIVLVLMGIGMTIGNLVGGHLADIDLRRTLLIGLAVMAATFVLLAVLSFWIVTLCLMVLIVGFVSSVLSPTIQTRLMDVAGDNQSIAAAMNHSALNIGNSLGAFLGGVVIALGWGFTAPAMTGAGLAVAGLLIALASYRLEARRASAAVLVAS, via the coding sequence GTGAATCCCTCGACAGAATCGAGGGGTGCGGCGAAGAGGGCGCTCCTCTCTCTCGCCATCGGCAGTTTCGGCATCGGCATGACCGAGTTCGTGGTCATGGGCCTGCTGCCCGACATCGCCGGTGACCTGCTGCCCGCCCTCTGGTCCTCGAGTCGGGAGGATGCCCTGAGTCAGGCCGGGTGGCTCATCTCCCTGTATGCGCTCGGCGTCGTCATCGGCGCCCCGACCATCGCGGGCTTCGTCGCGCGGTACCCGCGGCATCGCGTGATGATCGTGCTGGCGCTGGCTCTGACGGTCTTCAACGCACTGACCGTGGTGCTCCCGTCGTTCGAGCTCGTCGGGATTTCACGCTTCCTCGCCGGCCTTCCGCACGGCGCCTATTTCGGCATCGGCGCGCTCGTCGCGGCCGATGTGATGGGTCCGGGCAACCGGGCGAAGGGCGTCGCGTTCATCCTCACGGGGCTGACGGTCGCCAACGTCGTCGGTGTACCGCTGGGCACCTTCCTCGGCCAGCAGTGGGGGTGGCGCACCGCATTCGCGGTCGTGGCGCTCGTCTTCGCCCTGGCCACGCTCTGCATCGCGCTGTTCGTGCCCGCGCACCCCGGGTCGCCGGGCCGCACCATGCGCCAGGAGCTCGGGGTGTTCCGCATCCCGCAGGTGTGGTTCACGCTCGGCGTCGGAGCGATCGGATTCGGCGGCTTCTTCGCCGTCTACAGCTACATCGCACCGGTCGTCACCGAGGTGGCGGGGTCGCCGGAATGGGCCGTGCCGATCGTGCTCGTCCTGATGGGCATCGGCATGACGATCGGAAACCTCGTGGGCGGCCACCTCGCCGACATCGACCTGCGCCGCACGCTGCTGATCGGGCTCGCCGTGATGGCAGCCACGTTCGTCCTGCTCGCCGTGCTGTCGTTCTGGATCGTGACTCTGTGCCTGATGGTGCTGATCGTCGGATTCGTCTCATCGGTTCTGAGCCCGACCATCCAGACACGGTTGATGGATGTCGCGGGGGACAACCAGTCGATCGCCGCCGCGATGAACCACTCGGCCCTGAACATCGGCAACAGCCTCGGAGCCTTCCTCGGCGGCGTCGTCATCGCCCTGGGCTGGGGGTTCACGGCCCCGGCCATGACCGGAGCAGGGCTCGCCGTCGCCGGACTGCTGATCGCCCTGGCGTCGTACCGCCTCGAAGCGCGCCGCGCCTCCGCTGCTGTACTCGTCGCGTCCTAG
- a CDS encoding GNAT family N-acetyltransferase: protein MTDLRARAEVTLRPAESADLDWLADLRAIVLRADLERLGRYDAVRVRQRLRDAYDPSVTRTVVVDGEDVGCIAVRREDDTYWIEHFYLARSHQGRGVGGRILTMVLQDDVLYRLNVLQGSAARRLYERHGFVVDREDEVDVFMSLDRTGRIEESGDR, encoded by the coding sequence ATGACTGATCTTCGCGCTCGCGCGGAGGTGACTCTCCGCCCTGCGGAGTCTGCGGACCTGGACTGGCTCGCCGATCTCCGCGCGATCGTGCTCCGCGCAGACCTGGAGCGTCTCGGGCGCTATGACGCGGTCCGCGTGCGGCAGCGGCTCCGCGACGCCTATGATCCATCGGTCACGCGGACCGTGGTCGTCGACGGCGAGGATGTCGGCTGCATCGCCGTGCGTCGCGAAGACGACACCTACTGGATCGAGCACTTCTACCTGGCTCGATCGCACCAGGGGCGTGGCGTCGGCGGACGCATCCTGACGATGGTCCTGCAGGACGACGTGCTCTATCGGCTCAACGTGCTGCAGGGAAGCGCCGCGCGGCGCCTCTACGAGCGCCACGGCTTCGTCGTCGACCGGGAGGACGAGGTCGATGTCTTCATGAGCCTCGACCGGACGGGGCGGATCGAGGAGTCCGGGGACCGGTAA
- a CDS encoding NAD(P)H-hydrate dehydratase: MVEVREWTRSDTARFLRVPTPDDDKYARGVVALRTGSPAYPGAAVLGVEAAWRAGAGFVRYVGASRVADAVLARRPETVAGPDAGGTRVDVWVIGSGTDPGERSDTETLALREILSGSATVIIDAGALDLAPGTRAPFLVTPHAREFSRLRERLRVPSSGDDRAEAASQVAAKIGGTVLLKGARTLIADPSGAVIAVEAGTGWLATAGTGDVLAGALGAVTAANPGASLAEAAAAGAWLHGHAARIAAGVLEGAPGHPIVAMDVADALPSAIADVLA, translated from the coding sequence ATGGTCGAGGTGCGCGAGTGGACACGCAGCGATACCGCGCGGTTCCTCCGGGTGCCGACGCCGGACGACGACAAGTACGCTCGTGGCGTCGTCGCGCTGCGCACCGGCTCGCCCGCCTACCCCGGTGCCGCCGTCCTCGGTGTCGAGGCCGCGTGGCGGGCAGGTGCCGGTTTCGTCCGGTACGTCGGGGCGTCCCGAGTGGCGGATGCCGTGCTGGCGCGTCGTCCGGAGACGGTCGCCGGTCCCGACGCGGGCGGAACGCGGGTGGACGTCTGGGTGATCGGGTCGGGCACGGATCCGGGGGAGCGCAGCGACACCGAGACCCTGGCGCTGCGGGAGATCCTCTCCGGGTCGGCCACGGTGATCATCGATGCCGGCGCACTCGACCTCGCGCCTGGCACGCGCGCTCCCTTCCTCGTGACGCCGCACGCGCGCGAGTTCTCGAGGCTGCGGGAGCGTCTGCGGGTGCCCTCGTCGGGCGACGACCGTGCCGAGGCGGCGTCCCAGGTCGCCGCGAAGATCGGTGGAACCGTGCTGCTCAAAGGCGCTCGAACGCTGATCGCCGACCCGTCCGGAGCCGTCATCGCCGTGGAAGCCGGGACCGGCTGGCTGGCGACGGCAGGGACCGGTGATGTGCTCGCCGGCGCTCTCGGCGCGGTCACGGCCGCCAATCCCGGCGCCTCTCTGGCGGAGGCCGCAGCGGCGGGAGCGTGGTTGCACGGCCATGCCGCCCGGATCGCCGCGGGTGTGCTCGAGGGCGCACCGGGACACCCGATCGTCGCGATGGATGTCGCGGATGCTCTCCCGTCCGCGATCGCGGACGTCCTGGCGTGA
- a CDS encoding hemolysin family protein — protein sequence MNDWGGLAWLVVLLVANAFFVGAEFAVISARRSQIEPRAEEGSRAAKTALYAMEHATLMLATSQLGITICSLLILNVSEPAIHHLLAVPMHALGWSDGVVDVVSFTIALLIVSFLHVVFGEMVPKNLAFSVPDRAVLILATPLVWVSKIFMPVIWLLNAAANGVLRLFRVEPKNEAASTFTLDEVATIVDQSRREGVLTDTAGTVAAAVEFTDKKARDVAVPLSDLITLPQSTTPDDIEKAVARYGFSRYVIVDADAVPVGYVHLKDILRASDGPDAAEKLVEPLPAKRIHHMVPVQEDTDLEDALALMRRAGRHLAKVRDADGRTTAVLFLEDILEELVGEVQDATRRIRGR from the coding sequence ATGAACGACTGGGGAGGACTCGCCTGGCTCGTGGTGCTGCTCGTCGCGAACGCGTTCTTCGTCGGCGCCGAGTTCGCGGTCATCTCCGCGCGGCGCTCGCAGATCGAGCCGCGCGCCGAGGAGGGCTCGCGCGCTGCCAAGACCGCGCTCTATGCCATGGAGCACGCGACGCTGATGCTCGCGACATCGCAGCTCGGCATCACGATCTGCTCGCTGCTGATCCTGAACGTCTCCGAGCCCGCGATCCACCACCTGCTCGCCGTGCCGATGCACGCGCTCGGCTGGTCGGACGGCGTCGTCGATGTGGTGTCGTTCACGATCGCGCTGCTGATCGTCTCGTTCCTGCACGTCGTGTTCGGCGAGATGGTGCCGAAGAACCTCGCGTTCTCGGTGCCGGACCGGGCGGTGCTGATCCTGGCGACCCCGCTCGTGTGGGTGTCGAAGATCTTCATGCCGGTGATCTGGCTCCTGAACGCGGCCGCCAACGGCGTGCTGCGACTGTTCCGGGTCGAGCCGAAGAACGAGGCCGCCTCGACCTTCACGCTCGACGAGGTCGCGACCATCGTCGATCAGTCGCGCCGAGAGGGCGTGCTGACCGACACCGCGGGAACCGTGGCGGCCGCCGTGGAGTTCACGGACAAGAAGGCGCGCGACGTGGCCGTTCCGCTCAGCGACCTCATCACGCTGCCGCAGTCGACGACACCCGACGACATCGAGAAGGCGGTCGCCCGATACGGGTTCTCCCGCTACGTGATCGTCGATGCGGATGCCGTGCCGGTCGGCTACGTCCATCTGAAGGACATCCTGCGGGCTTCCGACGGCCCGGACGCCGCCGAGAAGCTGGTGGAGCCGCTTCCGGCGAAGCGCATCCACCACATGGTCCCCGTGCAGGAGGACACCGATCTGGAGGACGCCCTCGCGCTCATGCGCCGTGCCGGTCGTCATCTGGCCAAGGTGCGCGACGCGGACGGCCGCACGACCGCCGTGCTGTTCCTGGAGGACATCCTGGAGGAGCTCGTCGGCGAGGTGCAGGACGCGACCCGTCGCATCCGGGGACGCTGA
- a CDS encoding bifunctional o-acetylhomoserine/o-acetylserine sulfhydrylase has product MTAPESWRFETKQIHSGAAPDPVTKARATPIYQTTSYVFDSADHAANLFALAEFGNIYTRIQNPTQDVLEQRLAALEGGTGALVLSSGQAASTFAVLNIAEAGDHFVASSSIYGGTYNLFKYTLAKLGIEVTFVENQDDPEEWRRAVRPNTKLFFAETIGNPQINILDIRTVADVAHENGVPLIVDNTIATPYLIRPFEFGADIVVHSVTKFLGGHGTTIGGVIIDGGTFEWSKNVEKFPGLTVPDPSYHGASYTAAVGDPLAYIIKARVQLLRDLGSAIAPQSAWNLIQGVETLSLRIERHVQNAQEIAEWLDSRDDVATVNYSGLPSSPWYAKANEYAPKGVGAVLSFELKGGVEAGREFVNSLSLFSHLANIGDVRSLVIHPASTTHAQLTPEQQLTAGVTPGLVRLSVGIENVDDLKADLEEALAAARRVSEAARA; this is encoded by the coding sequence ATGACCGCACCCGAGTCCTGGCGCTTCGAGACCAAGCAGATCCACTCGGGTGCCGCACCCGATCCGGTCACGAAGGCCCGCGCCACGCCGATCTACCAGACGACGTCGTACGTGTTCGACAGCGCGGACCACGCCGCGAACCTCTTCGCCCTCGCGGAGTTCGGCAACATCTACACCCGCATCCAGAACCCCACGCAGGACGTGCTCGAGCAGCGCCTCGCCGCACTCGAGGGCGGCACCGGCGCCCTGGTCCTGTCCAGCGGTCAGGCGGCCTCCACGTTCGCCGTGCTCAACATCGCCGAGGCGGGCGACCACTTCGTCGCCTCGAGCTCGATCTACGGCGGAACGTACAACCTCTTCAAGTACACCCTCGCGAAGCTCGGCATCGAGGTCACCTTCGTCGAGAACCAGGACGACCCCGAGGAATGGCGCCGCGCGGTCCGCCCGAACACGAAGCTGTTCTTCGCCGAGACCATCGGCAACCCGCAGATCAACATCCTCGACATCCGCACGGTGGCCGACGTCGCGCACGAGAACGGCGTCCCTCTGATCGTCGACAACACGATCGCCACGCCGTACCTGATCCGCCCGTTCGAGTTCGGCGCCGACATCGTCGTGCACTCGGTCACGAAGTTCCTCGGCGGCCACGGCACGACCATCGGTGGCGTCATCATCGACGGCGGCACGTTCGAGTGGTCGAAGAACGTCGAGAAGTTCCCGGGTCTCACGGTTCCGGACCCCTCGTACCACGGCGCGAGCTACACCGCCGCGGTCGGCGACCCGCTCGCGTACATCATCAAGGCGCGCGTGCAGCTGCTGCGCGACCTCGGATCGGCCATCGCCCCGCAGAGCGCCTGGAACCTCATCCAGGGCGTCGAGACGCTGTCGCTGCGCATCGAGCGCCACGTGCAGAACGCACAGGAGATCGCCGAGTGGCTCGACAGCCGCGATGACGTCGCGACCGTCAACTACTCCGGACTCCCCTCTTCGCCGTGGTACGCCAAGGCGAACGAGTACGCCCCCAAGGGTGTCGGCGCCGTGCTGTCCTTCGAGCTCAAGGGCGGTGTCGAGGCCGGCCGCGAGTTCGTCAACAGCCTGTCGCTGTTCAGCCACCTCGCCAACATCGGCGATGTGCGCTCGCTCGTGATCCACCCGGCATCGACCACCCATGCCCAGCTCACGCCCGAGCAGCAGCTCACGGCCGGCGTCACCCCTGGCCTCGTGCGTCTCTCGGTGGGCATCGAGAACGTCGACGACCTCAAGGCCGACCTCGAAGAGGCTCTCGCCGCGGCTCGCCGCGTGTCGGAGGCCGCTCGCGCCTGA
- a CDS encoding homoserine O-acetyltransferase gives MDWQTTSEDTVPSAPVTEADVRLLRARPPATGAWRDGDPVGGRRFGSFGAFTTESGAVLPGIRLAYESWGELNAARDNAVLVLHALTGDSHVRGAAGAGHATAGWWEDIAGPGAPLDTDRWFVIAPNMLGGCQGSTGPASVAPAGYEWASRFPYLTIRDQVAAQVRLADALGIDRWAAVIGGSMGGMHALEWAVTHPERVARLAVLSSPPVTTADQIALNTVQLEAIRMDPRFQGGEYYDLGDGDGPHRGLALARRMALLNYRSPIELNQRFQRSWQSGVSPLGHGGRFAVESYLDFHGNKFTRRFDANSYITLVEAMNSHDVGRDRGGVEEALRAVTARTLVIGIDSDRLFPVDGQQRIARSIPDVVGGEAVVLTSDFGHDGFLIETEAVGTHLRQLLAD, from the coding sequence ATGGACTGGCAGACGACCTCCGAGGACACGGTGCCCTCAGCGCCCGTGACGGAGGCCGATGTGCGGCTGCTCCGTGCTCGCCCTCCGGCGACCGGCGCGTGGCGCGACGGGGACCCCGTCGGCGGTCGGCGCTTCGGGAGCTTCGGCGCGTTCACGACCGAGAGCGGAGCGGTCCTTCCCGGCATCCGTCTCGCCTACGAGAGCTGGGGCGAGCTGAACGCGGCACGGGACAACGCCGTGCTCGTGCTGCACGCGCTCACTGGTGACAGCCACGTGCGCGGGGCGGCCGGTGCGGGTCATGCGACCGCCGGGTGGTGGGAGGACATCGCCGGCCCCGGCGCTCCGCTCGACACGGACCGCTGGTTCGTGATCGCCCCGAACATGCTCGGCGGCTGCCAGGGCTCGACGGGGCCGGCGAGCGTCGCGCCCGCCGGCTACGAGTGGGCCTCTCGCTTCCCCTACCTCACGATCCGCGACCAGGTGGCGGCGCAGGTGCGTCTCGCCGATGCCCTCGGCATCGACCGGTGGGCCGCTGTCATCGGCGGCTCGATGGGCGGCATGCACGCTCTCGAGTGGGCCGTCACGCATCCCGAGCGCGTCGCGCGTCTCGCCGTGCTCTCCTCACCCCCGGTCACCACCGCCGACCAGATCGCGCTGAACACGGTGCAGCTCGAGGCGATCCGGATGGACCCGCGCTTCCAGGGCGGGGAGTACTACGACCTCGGCGACGGCGACGGTCCTCACCGCGGCCTCGCCCTCGCCCGGCGGATGGCTCTGCTGAACTACCGCAGTCCGATCGAGCTCAACCAGCGGTTCCAGCGCTCGTGGCAGTCCGGCGTCTCCCCGCTCGGCCACGGCGGTCGCTTCGCCGTCGAGTCGTACCTCGACTTCCACGGGAACAAGTTCACGCGCCGCTTCGATGCGAACAGCTACATCACGCTGGTCGAAGCCATGAACTCGCACGACGTCGGGCGGGATCGCGGGGGTGTGGAGGAAGCTCTGCGCGCCGTCACGGCCAGGACCCTCGTGATCGGCATCGACAGCGACCGCCTCTTCCCCGTGGACGGACAGCAGCGCATCGCGCGGAGCATCCCGGATGTCGTCGGCGGCGAGGCGGTCGTGCTCACCAGTGACTTCGGGCATGATGGCTTCCTCATCGAGACGGAAGCCGTCGGCACGCACCTGCGGCAGCTGCTCGCCGACTGA